In Bradyrhizobium lablabi, one DNA window encodes the following:
- a CDS encoding adenylate/guanylate cyclase domain-containing protein translates to MKCPNCEHENTAEAKFCDQCGAELARACTSCGRAVPTTAKFCAECGHPVEPAGDPRFASPKSYTPQHLADQILSAPVGIDGERKQVTVLFADIKGSMELFADHDPEAAKKFFDPVLECMIEAVHRYEGTVNRVMGDGIMAVFGAPIAREDHAVRACYAALRMQETVTRYSDLVHRSHGLAVEIRVGINSGEIVVYSIGDDLHMDYTVVGQTANLAARMEQMAKAGSVLTTAATFQLAEGYIAMKQLGPMQVKGLTEPVQLYEVTGAGVARTRLQVAAGRGLTRFVGRELELEQLRRVQHLAGRGQGQMVAIVGEAGVGKSRLVREFVHSQYTAEWLVLESKSAPYGRATPYLPVIELLIDYFKISADDSTRSIREKVTEKVLTLDQSLRDAIPPLLDLLDSLDENHPFRSLDPVQHRQYTYQAVVRLLLSESRVRPVVAVFEELHWNDSLSLGLLNEVVVAAQNTRLLLMICYRPEYRDQWRNRPNYHQLHLDPLASESLAEFLQALLGSDPSLDNLKRFLVERSNGNPFFVEEIVRSLIDTGVLEGSHRLARPFSSSEIPPTVQAVLAARIDALPAAEKHLLEEAAVIGPNVPFALLHAISRLKDNELRRLLDNLQAAEFLYLTQLFPDPEYAFKHALTHEVAYSGVLHERRRDIHACVVTAIEKLYADRLGEQVERLAHHAVRGERQEKAVHYLRQAGAKAVGRSALSEARACFEHALGILKLLPESEAALENAFEIRLELRPVLRQLGEVRQMLEHLREAEALAERLKDDHRRGQVCGFMTTVLSTLDELEEAVMTGTRAVDIAQQCGDLGLGVVATSCLEEAYYYRGEYEHVVEIATGSLAALPVELVHEHFGLALPASVFGRAWLIMSLAELGRFAEAAKYEAEAIQLAEQTKHAHTIGWAHLAASMLHLFKGDWVKARLLVDQWLNIPGTLEVAVLLPWAVASSAWTLAQIGEADEALSRVREGERLLELQETRGIVGHSSWAYHALSRALLLIGRLDQARRLGCRSIELARRQPGFKAHALLLLGELATHPDEFDAESGLARYRQALALAELHAMRPLVAHCRLGLGKLFDRIGQPDHARENMTAAAMLYREMDMHFWLEAGWR, encoded by the coding sequence ATGAAATGTCCAAACTGCGAGCACGAGAACACTGCTGAGGCGAAGTTCTGCGACCAGTGTGGAGCAGAGCTGGCGCGAGCTTGCACTAGTTGTGGACGCGCGGTGCCAACAACCGCCAAGTTCTGCGCCGAATGCGGCCATCCCGTAGAGCCTGCGGGCGATCCGCGCTTCGCCTCGCCGAAGAGTTACACGCCTCAGCACCTGGCCGATCAGATCCTGAGCGCACCGGTCGGCATCGATGGCGAGCGCAAACAGGTGACCGTTCTGTTCGCCGATATCAAGGGCTCGATGGAGCTTTTTGCTGATCACGACCCCGAGGCTGCAAAGAAATTCTTCGATCCCGTGCTCGAATGCATGATTGAGGCGGTCCACCGCTACGAGGGCACCGTGAATAGGGTCATGGGCGATGGGATCATGGCCGTCTTCGGCGCGCCGATCGCCCGTGAGGATCATGCCGTGCGTGCTTGTTATGCGGCGCTCAGGATGCAAGAGACGGTCACGCGATATTCAGATCTGGTTCACCGGTCTCATGGGCTGGCAGTAGAGATTCGAGTCGGAATCAACTCAGGCGAGATCGTCGTCTACTCCATCGGCGACGATCTGCACATGGATTATACCGTAGTTGGCCAGACAGCGAATTTGGCGGCTCGCATGGAACAGATGGCAAAGGCCGGTTCGGTACTTACAACGGCTGCCACGTTCCAATTGGCGGAGGGCTACATCGCGATGAAACAACTCGGCCCTATGCAAGTGAAGGGGTTAACCGAGCCGGTGCAACTCTATGAGGTGACTGGCGCCGGCGTTGCGCGGACTCGCCTGCAGGTCGCCGCTGGACGTGGTCTCACGCGCTTTGTTGGGCGCGAGCTCGAGCTGGAGCAACTCCGCCGCGTGCAGCACCTTGCCGGCCGTGGTCAAGGCCAAATGGTGGCGATCGTCGGCGAAGCGGGGGTGGGCAAGTCGCGCTTGGTGCGCGAGTTCGTCCATTCGCAGTACACAGCCGAATGGCTGGTTTTGGAATCAAAATCCGCTCCCTATGGTCGCGCAACGCCTTACCTGCCGGTCATCGAACTGCTTATAGATTATTTCAAGATCAGCGCCGACGACAGCACGCGATCCATCCGCGAGAAAGTGACAGAAAAAGTATTAACGCTCGACCAATCGCTGCGGGACGCCATTCCGCCATTACTGGATCTTCTCGATTCGCTGGACGAGAACCATCCGTTCCGATCTCTCGATCCGGTCCAGCATCGGCAGTACACGTATCAAGCAGTCGTCCGCCTGTTGTTGAGCGAGAGCCGCGTGCGGCCGGTCGTTGCCGTCTTCGAAGAACTTCACTGGAACGACTCGCTCTCCCTCGGTTTGCTGAACGAGGTAGTCGTAGCCGCGCAGAATACTCGGTTGCTCCTGATGATTTGTTACCGGCCCGAATACAGGGACCAATGGAGGAACCGGCCCAATTATCACCAGCTACATTTGGATCCCCTTGCCAGCGAGAGCCTCGCGGAATTCCTTCAAGCCCTGCTGGGCTCCGACCCCAGTCTGGACAACCTGAAGCGCTTTCTGGTGGAGCGCTCCAATGGGAACCCGTTCTTCGTCGAAGAAATCGTGCGATCGCTGATCGACACTGGTGTGCTCGAGGGCAGCCATCGACTTGCGAGGCCGTTCTCGAGCAGCGAGATTCCGCCCACCGTGCAGGCGGTCCTTGCTGCGCGTATCGACGCGTTGCCCGCAGCCGAGAAGCACCTGCTGGAAGAGGCGGCCGTGATCGGACCCAACGTCCCATTCGCCCTCCTGCATGCGATCAGCCGACTGAAGGACAACGAGCTTCGCAGGCTGCTCGACAATCTCCAGGCAGCCGAATTTCTCTATTTGACACAGCTCTTTCCTGACCCCGAATATGCGTTCAAGCACGCCCTCACCCATGAGGTCGCCTACAGTGGAGTGCTCCACGAACGTCGCCGTGACATCCACGCATGCGTCGTGACTGCCATAGAAAAGCTTTACGCTGATCGACTGGGTGAGCAGGTCGAGCGGCTCGCGCACCACGCTGTCCGAGGCGAGCGGCAAGAGAAGGCAGTGCACTATCTCCGGCAGGCTGGAGCGAAGGCGGTCGGACGGTCGGCGCTCTCGGAAGCTCGCGCTTGCTTCGAGCATGCGCTGGGTATTCTCAAGTTACTGCCAGAGAGCGAAGCGGCGCTGGAGAACGCCTTCGAGATCCGCCTCGAGTTGCGGCCAGTGCTGCGCCAGCTTGGTGAAGTCCGGCAGATGCTCGAGCACCTCCGCGAGGCCGAGGCTCTCGCCGAACGGTTGAAAGACGATCACCGGCGTGGCCAGGTCTGCGGTTTCATGACGACCGTCCTGTCAACGCTTGATGAGCTCGAGGAAGCCGTCATGACCGGCACACGCGCCGTAGACATCGCCCAGCAATGCGGGGACTTGGGGCTTGGCGTCGTCGCGACAAGCTGTCTAGAGGAGGCGTACTACTACCGCGGCGAGTACGAGCACGTGGTCGAGATCGCTACCGGGAGCCTTGCCGCGCTGCCCGTGGAATTGGTCCACGAACATTTCGGCTTGGCATTGCCGGCATCAGTCTTTGGTCGCGCCTGGCTAATTATGAGCCTCGCCGAACTCGGCAGATTTGCCGAGGCGGCCAAGTACGAGGCGGAGGCGATTCAACTCGCTGAGCAAACGAAGCACGCGCACACGATCGGTTGGGCCCACCTGGCCGCCAGCATGCTTCACCTTTTCAAAGGCGACTGGGTGAAGGCTCGCTTACTAGTCGACCAATGGTTGAACATACCTGGGACTTTAGAAGTCGCCGTGCTTCTTCCCTGGGCGGTCGCTTCCTCAGCCTGGACGCTGGCGCAGATTGGCGAGGCTGACGAGGCATTGAGCCGGGTGCGAGAGGGTGAGCGGCTCCTCGAGCTTCAGGAGACGAGGGGAATTGTTGGTCATAGCAGCTGGGCCTACCACGCGTTGAGTCGCGCCTTGCTGCTCATCGGCCGGCTCGACCAGGCGCGGCGCCTAGGCTGTCGCTCGATTGAACTCGCCCGGCGCCAGCCTGGCTTCAAAGCCCATGCGCTGCTACTTCTTGGTGAGTTAGCAACGCATCCAGACGAGTTCGATGCCGAAAGCGGCTTAGCTCGCTACCGGCAGGCTCTGGCACTCGCCGAGCTCCACGCCATGCGTCCGCTTGTCGCCCACTGTCGCCTCGGCCTTGGGAAGCTCTTCGACCGCATTGGTCAGCCGGATCACG
- a CDS encoding putative quinol monooxygenase: MLTITAVIRAKKGHEDTMRQALLQVAENVRINEPNTIGFFVSHFAKTTSLGFERRALAANPRPQSLDGKTTSGWPPGVTGL, encoded by the coding sequence ATGCTGACGATTACTGCCGTTATCCGCGCCAAGAAGGGTCACGAAGACACTATGCGCCAGGCCCTGCTGCAAGTCGCCGAAAACGTCCGCATCAACGAACCGAACACGATTGGCTTTTTCGTCTCACATTTTGCCAAAACCACATCTCTGGGATTTGAGAGACGAGCGTTGGCGGCCAATCCTCGTCCGCAATCCCTGGACGGAAAGACCACTTCCGGATGGCCTCCTGGGGTTACCGGGCTTTGA
- a CDS encoding DUF1428 domain-containing protein, with the protein MSYVDGFIVAVPKKNLEAYRTMAKKAGKVWREHGALDYREWVAEDVKVGKRTSFPRSVKLKPGETVIFSWITYKSRAQRDRVNAKVMADKRLAGMMDTKSLPFDAKRMIYGGFESLVKA; encoded by the coding sequence ATGTCTTACGTCGATGGATTTATCGTCGCGGTTCCGAAGAAGAATCTGGAAGCTTACCGCACCATGGCGAAGAAGGCCGGCAAGGTTTGGCGCGAGCATGGCGCGCTGGATTACCGCGAATGGGTGGCCGAGGACGTCAAGGTCGGAAAGCGCACCTCGTTTCCGCGCAGCGTCAAGCTCAAGCCCGGCGAAACCGTGATCTTCTCCTGGATCACCTACAAGTCGCGCGCGCAACGCGACCGCGTCAATGCCAAGGTGATGGCCGACAAGCGGCTGGCCGGCATGATGGACACCAAGTCGTTGCCGTTCGACGCCAAGCGGATGATTTATGGCGGCTTCGAAAGCCTCGTGAAGGCGTAA
- a CDS encoding amidohydrolase/deacetylase family metallohydrolase: MNRRQMVCATGAALFAPISRAHAASYDLVIKGGRVIDPSAGLDAIRDVAISGGRIAAVEAGIAADATETIDARGKIVAPGLIDIHTHAGRSKEGPPMCLQDGVTGWVDAGTGGADNMDAVAAVARGAPQIGRCLVNIARTGVIAPGGELHDINAANVALARGAIERNRDVVVGVKARLSDNVAGANDLEALRRAQEAAAPFNLPVMIHIGQNYSPLRAILALLKRGDIVTHMYAPGTNGILDDKGILLPEVMAARRRGIIFDFGNGVADHFDWDTVEKATRQGLWPDTFSTDWNTASKTSGVVDLPNVMSKFIMFGMPLSQIIACATVNAARCFPSFDDRGTINVGAPADVAMLELRDGSFEFLDNYKGTRTGRQRLFPAETVLAGKHVPRAA; encoded by the coding sequence ATGAATCGACGCCAAATGGTCTGCGCCACCGGCGCTGCGCTGTTTGCCCCCATTTCAAGGGCGCACGCTGCGAGCTATGATCTCGTCATCAAAGGTGGGCGCGTCATCGACCCTTCGGCCGGGCTCGACGCCATCCGCGACGTGGCGATCTCGGGCGGCAGGATCGCGGCGGTCGAAGCCGGCATCGCCGCCGACGCTACCGAGACCATCGATGCGCGCGGCAAGATCGTCGCTCCGGGCTTGATCGACATCCACACCCATGCCGGCCGCAGCAAGGAGGGTCCGCCGATGTGCCTGCAGGACGGCGTGACCGGCTGGGTCGATGCCGGCACCGGCGGCGCGGATAACATGGATGCCGTTGCCGCGGTCGCGCGCGGCGCGCCGCAGATCGGCCGTTGCCTCGTCAATATCGCGCGCACCGGCGTCATCGCTCCCGGCGGCGAGCTACACGATATCAACGCCGCCAACGTGGCCCTGGCGCGAGGGGCCATCGAGCGTAATCGTGACGTCGTCGTGGGCGTCAAGGCGCGCCTGTCGGACAACGTCGCGGGCGCCAACGACCTCGAAGCGCTGCGGCGCGCGCAGGAGGCCGCCGCGCCGTTCAATCTTCCGGTCATGATCCATATCGGCCAGAACTACTCGCCGTTGCGTGCCATTCTTGCCCTGCTCAAGCGCGGCGACATCGTCACGCACATGTATGCACCGGGGACGAACGGCATCCTCGACGACAAGGGTATTTTGCTGCCGGAGGTGATGGCGGCGCGCCGGCGCGGCATCATCTTCGATTTCGGCAACGGGGTCGCCGATCACTTCGATTGGGATACGGTCGAGAAGGCGACCCGGCAGGGCCTGTGGCCCGACACCTTCTCCACCGACTGGAACACGGCGTCGAAGACCTCGGGCGTCGTCGATCTTCCGAACGTCATGTCGAAATTCATCATGTTTGGTATGCCGCTGAGCCAGATCATCGCCTGCGCTACCGTCAACGCGGCGCGTTGCTTCCCCTCGTTCGATGACCGCGGCACCATCAATGTGGGCGCGCCGGCCGATGTGGCGATGCTCGAGTTGCGGGACGGGTCGTTCGAATTCCTCGATAACTACAAGGGCACGCGCACCGGTCGCCAGCGGCTGTTTCCCGCCGAAACCGTGCTCGCGGGCAAGCACGTACCTCGCGCTGCCTGA
- a CDS encoding tetratricopeptide repeat protein — MAFEDRYGLGLSTQSETAAQRYREGIDLLQSAWPGAAQALDSAIEADGDFALALAARARAHLIYAEMQQARKKAAIARALVARNGSAREKSHVEILALTTEGQPARALELTLDHLDRWPRDALIMSLPLGAFGLFAFSGMADHDQARVDLCERHKHHYGEDWWFLTFLGWSHTENGDVEAGRRITQRAFDQRRKNAHALHALTHAMFEDGSVLDAENLIAGWLPVYDRSGLLYGHVAWHQALLALENGDTERASSIYAERIQPKINPAPPLNVMTDGVSLLWRLQASGHPVQRDVWRDLADHAGGWFPKTGNSFVDVHMALLTAMTGNWSALEARIADLEARRHQGKLPAGPVVPDICRAARAFAEENYRTCAEILEPVAADVVRIGGSHAQREMIEDTLLIALMNSGEPAKARDLLDRRLHRRPSLRDTRLRMGVAA; from the coding sequence ATGGCTTTTGAAGATCGATATGGCTTAGGCCTTTCAACCCAAAGCGAAACGGCGGCGCAGCGCTACCGCGAGGGCATCGACCTCTTGCAGTCGGCCTGGCCCGGTGCCGCGCAGGCGCTGGATAGCGCGATCGAGGCGGACGGTGATTTCGCACTGGCCCTTGCTGCCCGCGCGCGGGCTCATTTGATCTACGCCGAAATGCAGCAGGCCCGGAAAAAGGCCGCCATTGCGCGCGCGCTTGTCGCGCGCAATGGCAGCGCGCGGGAGAAGAGCCATGTCGAAATCCTGGCGCTGACGACGGAAGGCCAACCGGCGAGGGCGCTCGAACTGACGCTCGATCATCTCGACCGTTGGCCGCGTGATGCCCTGATCATGTCGCTGCCGCTCGGCGCCTTCGGCCTGTTCGCTTTCTCCGGGATGGCGGACCACGATCAGGCCCGCGTCGATCTGTGCGAGCGGCACAAGCATCATTATGGCGAGGACTGGTGGTTCCTGACCTTCCTCGGCTGGTCGCACACCGAAAACGGCGATGTCGAGGCCGGACGGCGGATCACCCAGCGTGCCTTTGATCAAAGACGCAAGAACGCCCACGCCCTTCATGCATTGACGCATGCGATGTTCGAAGACGGCTCAGTGCTGGATGCCGAGAACCTGATCGCGGGTTGGCTGCCGGTCTATGACCGCTCCGGATTGCTCTATGGCCATGTCGCATGGCATCAGGCGTTATTGGCGTTGGAAAACGGTGACACTGAGCGAGCGAGCAGCATCTATGCCGAACGCATCCAGCCGAAGATCAATCCGGCTCCGCCGCTCAATGTCATGACCGACGGCGTTTCGCTGTTGTGGCGGCTGCAGGCCTCCGGCCATCCGGTGCAACGCGATGTCTGGCGCGATCTTGCCGATCACGCCGGGGGGTGGTTTCCGAAAACCGGCAATTCGTTTGTCGATGTCCACATGGCGCTATTGACGGCCATGACCGGAAACTGGAGCGCGCTGGAGGCGCGCATTGCCGATCTCGAGGCGCGGCGCCATCAGGGCAAGCTTCCGGCAGGCCCCGTGGTGCCGGATATCTGCCGCGCGGCGCGCGCCTTTGCCGAGGAAAACTATCGGACATGCGCGGAGATATTGGAGCCGGTGGCCGCGGACGTGGTGCGCATCGGCGGCAGCCATGCCCAGCGCGAAATGATCGAGGACACACTGCTGATCGCTCTGATGAACAGCGGCGAGCCCGCCAAGGCGCGCGACCTGCTCGACCGCCGCCTGCATCGCCGGCCCTCGTTGCGCGACACGCGCTTGCGAATGGGGGTCGCAGCGTGA
- a CDS encoding DUF899 domain-containing protein, whose translation MQPHKIVSREEWIEARKLHMAHEKEYTRARDRLSEERRALPWVKVDKAYLFDGPNGKLTLADLFKGRSQLVVQHFMFAPDWNEGCKSCSFWADGFERITPHLAARDTTLVAISRAPLSKLDAFKARMGWTFDWLSSAGNDFNYDYAVSFTPEQIKSQAKVYNFGTSGFGVEEAPGISVFYRDEAGNIFHTYSCFARGLDMMNATYHYLDLTPLGRHEEGLPYPMDWLRLRDQYKPEA comes from the coding sequence ATGCAACCGCACAAAATCGTCTCGCGTGAGGAATGGATCGAAGCCCGCAAGCTCCATATGGCGCATGAGAAGGAATATACCCGCGCCCGCGACCGGCTGAGCGAGGAACGGCGCGCGCTGCCTTGGGTCAAGGTCGACAAGGCCTATCTGTTCGACGGGCCGAACGGCAAACTGACGCTGGCCGATCTGTTCAAGGGGCGCAGCCAGTTGGTGGTGCAGCATTTCATGTTCGCGCCCGACTGGAACGAGGGCTGCAAGAGCTGCTCGTTCTGGGCCGACGGTTTTGAGCGCATCACCCCGCATCTGGCCGCGCGCGACACCACGCTGGTCGCGATCTCGCGCGCGCCGCTATCAAAGCTCGACGCGTTCAAGGCGCGGATGGGCTGGACCTTCGACTGGCTCTCTTCGGCCGGCAACGATTTCAACTACGACTACGCCGTGTCGTTCACGCCGGAGCAGATCAAGTCGCAAGCCAAGGTGTATAATTTCGGCACCTCGGGCTTCGGCGTCGAGGAAGCGCCCGGGATCAGCGTGTTTTACCGCGATGAAGCCGGCAACATCTTCCACACCTATTCATGCTTTGCCCGCGGCCTCGACATGATGAACGCCACCTATCACTATCTCGATCTGACCCCGCTCGGCCGCCACGAAGAAGGCCTGCCCTATCCGATGGACTGGCTGCGGCTGCGCGACCAGTATAAACCGGAAGCGTGA
- a CDS encoding SRPBCC family protein → MATKSDAAADVTRPSLSFKRRLNAPPAKVFAAWTDPQKIIRWFGRADAKPGSFHADIDARIGGRFCVSFSTDDEYYEVGGVYHEVVPNERLVFSWAWHSTPERESLVTVSLKSDGEGTLLTLLHEQLFDQAARDGHERGWTGALEKLEKFVA, encoded by the coding sequence ATGGCAACCAAATCAGACGCTGCCGCCGACGTCACCAGGCCGAGCCTCAGCTTCAAACGCCGTCTCAACGCCCCGCCGGCGAAAGTCTTCGCGGCGTGGACCGACCCGCAAAAAATAATCCGGTGGTTCGGACGCGCGGACGCCAAGCCCGGCTCGTTCCACGCCGACATCGACGCCCGGATCGGTGGCCGTTTTTGCGTCAGTTTCTCCACCGATGACGAGTATTACGAGGTCGGCGGCGTCTATCACGAGGTGGTGCCGAATGAGCGGCTGGTATTCAGCTGGGCCTGGCATTCGACGCCGGAACGCGAATCGCTGGTGACAGTGTCGCTGAAATCCGATGGCGAGGGCACGCTGCTCACGCTTTTGCACGAGCAGCTGTTCGATCAGGCCGCCCGCGATGGGCACGAGCGCGGCTGGACCGGCGCGCTCGAAAAGCTCGAAAAATTCGTCGCCTGA
- a CDS encoding ArsR/SmtB family transcription factor, which yields MVKYSDEALDRTFAALADPTRRALLARLGKRDSISVSELAQPFAMSLPAIMKHLDVLSDAGLVARAKTGRIVACRLTTAPMEQAMDWLNRYQRFWSEGLDRLAAFVEEEEWQPNQTLPPTSPGRASASNAVSTPRRRKSSRRGPTRKK from the coding sequence ATGGTTAAGTATAGCGATGAGGCCCTGGACCGCACCTTTGCCGCGCTGGCGGACCCGACCCGGCGGGCGCTGCTGGCCCGGCTCGGCAAACGAGATTCGATCTCGGTGAGCGAACTCGCGCAGCCCTTTGCGATGTCGCTGCCGGCGATCATGAAGCATCTCGACGTGCTGTCGGACGCCGGGCTGGTCGCGCGCGCCAAGACCGGGCGCATTGTGGCGTGCCGCTTGACCACCGCGCCAATGGAGCAGGCGATGGACTGGCTCAATCGCTACCAGCGCTTCTGGTCCGAAGGTCTCGACCGGCTTGCCGCGTTTGTGGAGGAAGAAGAATGGCAACCAAATCAGACGCTGCCGCCGACGTCACCAGGCCGAGCCTCAGCTTCAAACGCCGTCTCAACGCCCCGCCGGCGAAAGTCTTCGCGGCGTGGACCGACCCGCAAAAAATAA
- a CDS encoding DUF3551 domain-containing protein codes for MRNAKLAMLVFLAAGAATMAGAGPAAAHDYPWCVTGGGFGYPGDCSYRSYAQCIASASGRRVWCNVNPRVAYGRAPRSRAYRDY; via the coding sequence ATGCGCAATGCGAAGTTGGCGATGTTGGTTTTCCTGGCAGCCGGCGCCGCCACCATGGCCGGCGCTGGTCCTGCGGCCGCCCATGATTACCCCTGGTGCGTCACCGGCGGCGGATTTGGTTATCCGGGCGATTGCTCCTACCGGAGCTATGCCCAATGCATCGCGTCCGCCTCCGGCCGTCGCGTCTGGTGCAACGTCAATCCGCGCGTCGCCTATGGACGCGCGCCGCGCAGCCGGGCGTATCGGGATTATTGA
- a CDS encoding Bug family tripartite tricarboxylate transporter substrate binding protein, producing MVSRRAAIFVLAMGVAAIAPTGGASALDYPTRPVRFVVGFPPGGATDILARLIGQRLSEKLGQQFVIENKPGAGNNIGTETVVNAAPDGYTVLLVNPANYINASLYTNLKFNFIRDIAPVAAFNRVPNVMTVAPDVPAKTAAEFIAYVKANPGKVNMASSGNGTSVHLSGELFMAMAGIKMEHIPYKGAAPAITDMLGNRVQVIFDNMPSIIGHIAKGGLRALAVTTAARSPQLPDVPTVAETVPGYEASALFGMGAPKKTPPEIIEKLNHEINAVLAEPAMRARLIELGGEPLIDTPEAFGAMIAAETAKWEKVVQFSGAKVE from the coding sequence ATGGTTTCGCGTCGCGCCGCGATTTTTGTGCTTGCCATGGGTGTTGCGGCAATCGCTCCGACCGGCGGCGCCTCGGCGCTGGATTATCCGACGCGGCCGGTGCGCTTTGTGGTCGGATTTCCGCCGGGCGGCGCGACCGACATCCTGGCGCGTCTGATCGGCCAGCGGCTGTCGGAAAAGCTCGGCCAGCAATTCGTGATCGAGAACAAGCCCGGCGCCGGCAACAACATCGGCACCGAGACGGTGGTCAACGCCGCGCCCGATGGCTACACGGTGCTGCTGGTCAACCCGGCGAATTATATCAACGCCTCGCTCTACACCAATTTGAAATTCAACTTCATTCGCGACATCGCGCCGGTCGCAGCCTTCAACCGCGTGCCGAACGTGATGACGGTCGCCCCGGACGTGCCGGCGAAGACGGCCGCCGAGTTCATCGCCTATGTGAAGGCCAATCCGGGCAAGGTGAACATGGCGTCGTCGGGCAACGGCACGTCGGTGCATCTGTCCGGTGAATTGTTCATGGCGATGGCGGGCATCAAGATGGAGCACATTCCTTATAAGGGCGCAGCACCCGCGATCACCGACATGCTCGGCAATCGCGTCCAGGTGATTTTCGACAACATGCCCTCGATCATCGGGCACATCGCCAAAGGCGGGCTGCGTGCGCTTGCGGTGACGACGGCCGCGCGGTCGCCGCAACTGCCCGACGTGCCGACCGTCGCCGAAACCGTGCCGGGCTATGAAGCGAGCGCGCTGTTCGGCATGGGCGCGCCAAAGAAGACGCCGCCGGAAATCATCGAGAAGCTCAACCACGAGATCAACGCGGTGCTCGCCGAGCCCGCGATGAGGGCGCGCCTGATCGAATTGGGCGGCGAGCCGCTGATCGACACGCCGGAGGCGTTCGGCGCGATGATCGCCGCCGAGACCGCTAAATGGGAGAAGGTGGTGCAATTTTCCGGCGCCAAGGTGGAATAA